In Chitinophaga sp. H8, the sequence CGGGGATGCGGATCAAAAGTGATGATCACAGTTTCTCCATTACATGCTGTGGCAGCCTGCTCTAATTGTTGTAAGATGTACCGGTGTCCCGCATGTACGCCATCAAAAGTACCAATGGTGATCACTGCGCGGTTAAAATCCGGCAAGTGGTCTAAATCCCTGTGAACCTGCATAGAAATCAATAACGGTCAAAAACGCCGTGCAAATCTAAACGATTTGGCGCATGTTTCAGCAGGTTGCCCCGATTATGCAGAGAATCTGTTACTTTTGCAGCTTGAAGTACTTTTATCTACAGGCTTTAATTTTTAGCTATATACTTTAAATTCTTGCCGGTAGGTTTAACTTTTTAACTTTTACCTTAACTTTTAATTCCAGGTGGATCAGAATATTTACGCCAAACGCGGTGTTTCAGCCGGTAAGGAAGATGTGCATAACGCCATTAAAAATATTGACAAGGGATTGTTTCCCAAAGCATTTTGCAAAATAGTACCGGATATTTTAGGTGGTGATGCCAACTGGTGTAATATCATGCATGCAGATGGTGCTGGTACCAAATCTTCACTGGCGTATGTGTATTGGAAAGAAACCGGTGACCTGAGCGTATGGAGAGGTATTGCACAGGATGCTATTATCATGAACCTGGACGACCTGCTTTGTGTAGGAGCCACAGATAATATTTTACTGTCTTCTACTATTGGCCGTAATAAGCAACTGGTGCCGGGAGAAGTGATCGCTGCGATCATTAACGGAACAGAGGAGATCCTGGAAGAACTGCGTAGTTATGGTATCGGTATTCATTCTACCGGAGGAGAAACCGCAGATGTGGGCGACCTGGTACGGACGATTATCGTAGATTCTACCGTTACCTGCCGGATGAAAAGGGCAGCGGTGATCTCTAACGACCGGATACAGGCAGGAGATGTGATCGTAGGACTATCCTCTTACGGACAGGCTACCTACGAAAAGGAATATAATGGTGGGATGGGCAGTAATGGCCTGACCAGCGCCCGGCATGATGTATTTAATAAAACAATTGCCGGTAAATACCCGGAGAGCTTTGATAACGGCATCCCTGCCGAACTGGTATTCAGCGGCAGTAAATCAGTTACAGACAAGATAGACATACCAGGATTTGGTACCATAGATGCCGGCAAACTGGTATTATCTCCTACCCGTACCTATGCACCGGTTATCAAACAAATATTAACCCAGTACCGTGATCAGATCCATGGTATGGTACATTGCAGTGGTGGTGCACAAACCAAAGTGCTTCATTTTATTGAAAAGCTGCATGTGATCAAGGATAACCTGTTCCCCATTCCTCCTTTATTCAGTTTGATTCAGGAACAGTCCGGTACCAGCTGGAAAGAAATGTACCAGGTATTTAATATGGGGCACCGTATGGAAATATACGTACCGGAAGCGCTTGCTCCGGCCATCATCAGTATTGCCCAAAGCTTCCATATCGAAGCACAGGTAGTAGGCAGGGTAGCCGCTGCCGAACAGAAACAGGTAACCGTACGCAGCGAAAAGGGCGAATTTGTATATCTATAGTTGAGCTGTTAGCCTTTAGCTATTAGCTGTTAGCTTAAATGCAGCGATTGATTGCATCATGTGGTATGTGTTTTTAATTAAGGTTAATATAGTATTATAATACGGTTTTTACCATATCCCTTTTTATAGCCTTTTATACACTATTCATACTCTATCTATGCTCTATCTATGCTTTAACCATGCTTCAAGCATGCTTCAAGGTAAGCCTGACCTGCCTTTGAAGCAGTTGTCAGGCTTTAGCCATTAGCTGTATTTTAGCTAAAAGCTAAAGCCTGACCGCTAAAAAACTAAAGCGTAAAGCGAATCGGGAGATTGTACCGGACAGCCACGAGTTTACCATCCTGTTTGCCGGGCTTCCATTTAGGCATGGCCTTCACAACTCTTACTGCCTCATCTGCCAGGGCGCCATCGGGAGATTTGCCCAGTACTTTAATAGCTGTTAGTTCGCCTGTTTCAGTAACGATCATTTGCACAAAAACGGTCCCTTCTGCCTTTCTTTTCTCCGCCTCAGCAGGATATTTAATGTTTTTGCTAAGATATTGCATCAGTGCTGCCTCCCCGCCAGGGAATTGTGGGGGCTGTTCTATAAAAGAGACGGGTTCACTGCCGGCAGGAGCTTTGGACTGCAGGGAATAACGGATGGGCAGATTGAACTGCACGGCCACTTTTCGCTTGTTTTGCACACCAGGTACCCATTTGGGCATGGCATTCACTACCCGCATACTTTCTTCTTCCAGCCCGTAACCTTTGGGAGCGCCTACCGTTTTGACCCTTTTTATATTTCCTTCTTTATCTACCAGAAACTGCACAAATATGGTAGCTTCTATTTTATTATCAACCGCCGCCTTGGGGTATTTGATATGATCTCCCAGGTATTTAATCAGGGCTTTTTCCCCACCAGGGAATTGTGGTGGGTGTTCAACGAAAGTAAATACTTCTTCCTTGTCCGTTTGATCTACCGGAGTGGTTGGTACGGTAGGAACAGGCGTAGTTTTAGTAGTAGGTACCGTATCATTTACAGCTATTGGGCCGGACAGGTCCGCCGCCTGTCCGGTATTGCCTGTTACAAATGCCAGGGAACAAAAAATGAATGCGGCCAGCGGTAATACGAGCAGCCTGCGGAGGTAGCTGAATTTAGGTTGTCTGAGTTGTGTTAACATAAGAATTCTGCGTTTTATTGGTGGATGGAAGAAACTGTTGGTAATAGCCAGCTGGCTGCTTTGTAGTGCCATTTGCAGGATGGTTTGTGCGTAATTGGCCACATCGCTTTGTGCCGCCGCCTTTTTATCTGCAATAAATTCATGAATGATAGCCAGCTCTCTTTTGAAGAGATGAAAGAAAGGGTTGATCCAGCAAATGGCGGTGATCACTTCCATGATCATTTTGTCTATGCTGTGTTTTTCGTGTATATGCACCAGTTCGTGCCGTAGTATTTGCCTGCCTTCCCTGCTTTCCAGGTTGGTGTGCGCACCCCAGAAAATATAGGAAAAGAAAGAAAAGGGAGCTGTCACCGCCTGGTTTTGCACAAACAGGTAAGGAGGGATCGCCTGCACGGGCTGTGCTTTGATCAGCCGGTATATTTTCAGACAGCTATATCCGATCCTTAGGAGCAGGAGGGTGGCGATCAGGCAATATCCTATGGTAAAGAGCAGGGTATAGTTGACCGGGTGGGGAGCTGGCAGCAGGTGCTCCCGCAGGGTAATGATATGGGCCGTATAAGTCAGTACAGCGGGCGTTTCCGGCTGGGCAGAAAAGGATAAAGGTATTTGCAGCAGTGGTATCAGCAGTGACAGCAGGGTGGTCATCAGGATATAATACCTGTTCCACTGGTGAAACCTGTTGTTGCGCAGCACTATATAATAATAGATATAGAAAATGCCGGAGCAGAGCAGCATTTTGGCCAGGTAATAAGTGAATGGGTTCATGACTTTGGCTTTTGGGTGTCTTTAATTTTTTCAATCAGGCTTTCCAGTTCCTTTACACTCAGGTCTTTTTCTTTTACGAAGAAGGAGACCATATTACTAAAGGAGCCTTCAAAATAGCCTTTCACGATACCGTTAAGTGTTTTGTGACTATAGGCCTCTTTGGTGATCAATGGAAAGTACTGGTGTGATTTGCCGTATGCCTTGAAATCCACGAAGCCTTTTTCTATGAGGATCTTTACCAGGGTGGAGATGGTATTATAGTGCGGCTTGGGTTCGGGCATTTCATCTATGATCTCTTTCACAAAGGCAGGGCCTGTTTTCCAGAGGGCCTGCATGATCTGTTCTTCTGCTTTGGTCAGTGTTTTCATACTACAATCGGATTAAAAGTTAAGGCAAGCATCCGTTATTACGAATGTATAACTAAATATTTAGTTTGAAAACTATTTTTTTAGTTTTGGTAGAAAAAATAATTCCTGCCCACATTCATAAGGAGTTATTTTTTAATTGGTTATTTTTGTCCGATATAAATAGAAAAAGGACATGACGGCAGATCAACCCATAGTACAGTTATCGAATGCAAACATATACCAGGGCAGCTCTTTGATTCTATCCAATGTGAACATCAGTGTGAATAAAGGTGAGTTTGTGTACCTGATTGGTAAAACAGGTACAGGCAAATCGAGTTTATTAAAAACATTGTATGGGGATTTGCCATTGCACGATGGCACGGGGCAGGTAGTTGGATTTGATCTGAAAAAAATGGATTGGAAAAAAGTACCTTACCTTCGCCGTAATCTGGGGGTGGTATTCCAGGATTTTCAGTTGCTGACAGACCGGAATGTGCATGATAACCTGAAGTTTGTGCTGCGGGCTACCGGATGGGAGGATAATAAGGCCATGGAAGATAAGATCAATGATGTGCTGGATAAGGTGGGCCTGGTAACCAAAGGGTTTAAGATGCCTTATGAGTTGTCCGGAGGAGAGCAGCAAAGGATAGATATTGCGAGGGCGATGCTCAATTCTCCGCGGTTGATACTGGCGGATGAGCCAACCGGTAATCTTGATCCGGAAACTTCAGACGGCATTATGCAGCTGTTGTTCCGCATCTGCCGGGAAGATGATACAGCGATTGTGATGGCCACCCATGATTATATTGTATTGCAGAAGTTTCCGTCCAGGGTATTACGTACGGAGAATGGGCAGGTGACGGATAATGCGGCAGTAAATTTTTCTAATTAGACTATTGTCACTGTATTATAGTTATTATTTTTTAATTATTCATTATTAATTCTTGTTGGTGGAAGGCGAAGATTGTTATTTCCAATAATTAATATACCTTTGCACCGGAAAAATAGCAAGAAAAAAACTTTATTATTTATTAAGATGTCTTACTTAACTGTTGAAAAGAAAGCCAATATTTTTAAAGAATTTGGCGGAAGTGATAAAAATACTGGCTCTGTGGAAGCGCAAGTCGCTTTGCTGACTGAGCGTATCAACAGCATTTCCGGTCACCTGAAGGAAAACAAAAAAGATTTTTCTACCCACCGTGGTCTGATGAAAATGGTTGGTCAGAGAAAGCGCTTACTCTCTTATCTGTCCAAAACTAATCTTTCCGGCTACCGTGCCCTTATCGAGAAGTTAGGTCTCAGGAAGTAATTGTGACCTTTTTATAGCGCTATTCCCAACTTTTTAGGTTGGGAATAGTTTTTTTATGTATACCTTTTAATCCTCACTTTTTTATGAATCTGACACCTATTTCAGTGAAATTCGATATAGGAGACGGCCGTATAGTGACCATCGAGACCGGCAAGTTAGCCCGCCAGGCAGATGGAGCTGTGACTGTGCGTTTGGGTGACTGCATCATTTTAGCTACTGTTGTTGCAAATAAAGAGCCTAAACCGGGCCAATCCTTTTTCCCCCTGACTGTTGATTACCAGGAAAAATTTGCATCCGCTGGCCGTATCCCCGGGTCCTTCTTTAAGCGGGAAGGTCGTCTTTCCGATTACGAAGTTTTAATCTCCCGTTTGATTGACCGCGCTTTGCGTCCTTTATTTCCAGATGATTATCTCTGCGAAGTACAGGTATTGGTAACCCTGATATCTTCTGATAAAGAAGTAATGCCGGATGCATTAGCTGCATTGGCTGCATCTGCTGCATTGGCTGTTTCTGACGTGCCCATCCAGGAAATCATTTCCGAAGTAAGGGTAGCACGTATTGACGGCAAATATACCATTAACCCGAACCGTACTGAACTGGCTAAAGCCGATATGGACTTTATCATTGCCGCTACCGACAAGAACATCATGATGGTAGAAGGTGAAAGTAAAGAATGTAACGAAGAAGACCTGATCACTGCTATTGAAACAGCGCACAACGCTATCCGCATACAGGTAAAAGCACAGGAAGAATTACGTAAGCTGAAAGGTGTTACCGCTAAGCGCGAATACACAAAACCTTACACTAATCCTGAACTGGAAGCCAAAGTAGCTGCTTTTGCCAAAGAACGTGTTTACCAGGTAGCAAAATCTGCTTCTGCGAAACATGACCGCAGCGATGCATTTGCACAGATCGGTGTGGATCTGGTAGAGCATCTGGGTGAATTGTCTGACGAAGACAAACCGCTGGTAAAACAATACCTGCACGACCTGGAAAAAGAAGTGATCCGCAACATGATCCTGGACGAATCCGTACGCCTGGATGGCCGCGTATTAGACCAGGTGCGCCCATTGGCCATGGAAGTAGATGCACTGCCTTCTCCGCATGGTGCTGCCCTGTTTACCCGTGGCGAAACCCAATCCCTCACCACCGTTACCTTAGGTACACCGGATGATGAGCTGCTGATTGAAAGCGCTGCTACTTCTAACTATACCAAGTTTATACTGCATTATAATTTCCCGCCGTTCTCTACCGGTGAAACCAAACCTATGCGTGGCCCTGGCCGTCGTGAGGTAGGACACGGTAATCTGGCCATGCGTTCCCTGAAGCAAATGATGCCTGGCAACGATTACGCTTATACGGTAAGAGTAGTATCTGATATCCTGGAGTCTAATGGATCTTCTTCCATGGCTACCGTATGTGCCGGTTCCCTGGCATTGATGGATGCAGGTGTACCTGTACCTAAGCACGTTTCCGGTGTGGCCATGGGATTGATTTCCCGTGCTTCCGATGGAAAGTGGGCAGTATTGACCGACATTCTGGGGGATGAAGATCACCTGGGTGATATGGACTTTAAAGTAACCGGTACCCGTGATGGTATCTGTGGTATACAAATGGATATTAAGGTAGATGGTTTGAGCATGGATGTAATGCGCAGCGCATTAGCACAAGCTAACCGTGGCCGTATGCATATCCTGGAAGCCATGTACGCATGTATGCCGGCTCCGCGTAACGAACCTAAACCACATGCACCACGCATGGAAAAACTGATCATCGACCGCGAATTTATTGGTGCAGTGATCGGGCCAGGTGGTAAAATTATACAGGAAATACAGCGCGAAACCGGTGCTACCATTAACATTGAGGAAGTGGGTGAAACTGGTGAAGTAAGTATCTTCTCTGCACAGAAAGAAAGCCTGGATAAGGCCATCGCCTGGGTGAAAGGTATCGTAGCCATTCCTGAAGTAGGAGAGGTGTACGAATCTACCGTTAAGTCTATCATGCCTTACGGTGCCTTTGTAGAGTTTATGCCTGGCAAACAAGGTTTGCTGCATATTTCTGAAGTTTCCTGGAAACGCCTGGAAACTATGGAAGGTGTGCTGACTGAAGGTGAAAAAGTAAAAGTGAAACTGACAGGTACAGATCCTAAAACCGGTAAGTTTAAGCTGAGCCGCAAGGTGCTGATGCCTAAACCGGAAGGTTATGTAGAAAGACCTGATGACCGTGGCGAACGCGGCGACCGTGGTGATCGCGGTGGCGACCGTGACCGTCGTGGTGGTGGTGACCGTGGCGGAGATCGCCGTGGTGGGTTTGACAGACGTGATGACAGACGCGAAAACCGCGATGCCCGTCCGCCTAAACCACAGGAACCAATGGAACCTACTTTTGATCAGGAGTAGTCATATTGCCGATAACTGAAAATTAGATAAATGCAAACGCAGCCAGCCTTACAGCTGGCTGTTTTTGTTTTATACCACTCCTCACAAAATTTATGAAATCCCCTTGCTTTCTGATAATTTTCCTGTCATACCTTTCACCTTTTAATTCCACTTGTTACGTATGACTGTCCAAACGTTTAAGCGATACCGTTACCTGATAAGTATGCTGGTGTTATTTATAGTCAGCAACCATGTACGGGCCGGGGCAACTCCGCCGGCACGCGAATATTATGAAATAAAGGTGTATCACCTGAAAGATGCCACACAGGAAGCCACCATAGATAAATACCTGGAACAGGCATTTATCCCTGCCCTGCATAAGGCCGGTATCCGCAAAGTAGGTGTATTTAAACCTGTAGGAAATGATACGGCTGTCGACCGGCGCATTTATGTACTGATACCGTACCGCTCAATGGACCAGTTTGTAAAACTGCCGCAGTTGCTGGCTGGTAGCAAAGAACATGCTGCTGCCGGAAAGGAATATCTGGAAGCAGGCTATGATACACCCCCCTATACCCGTATGGAGTCTATCCTGCTACAGGCATTTACCGGGCAGCCGCAGTTAACACTTTCCTCATTAACGGGCAACAAACGGGAAAGGATATATGAATTACGCAGTTATGAAGGACCCACAGAAGCTTTGTACCGTAATAAAGTGCAGATGTTTAACAAAGGGGATGAAGTAGGCTTATTCAAGCGTCTTGGATTCAATGCGGTATTTTATGGAGAGGTGCTCAGCGGCAGCCGTATGCCCAACCTGATGTATATGACCACTTTTGAAAATAAAGCCTCCAGGGAAGAGCATTGGAAGGCTTTCAGCAGTGATCCTTACTGGAAAAAATTAAGCGCGGATCCCGGCTATCAGCATAATGTGTCGGGGTCTACCATACTGTTCCTGTATCCGGCAGATTATTCGGATATCTGATGTGAGCGCAGCAGACCATAATGTTTCTTTATCTTTGCCGCCATGTCATACATTGCTATTACGATTGCCACCCGGCCGGAATTAACGGATATGCTGGTAGCACAGCTGTCGGAGGCTGGTTTTGAGGGATTTGAAGAACAAACAACTGCATTGGTCGCTTATATACCCGAGCAGGATTTTAATGAAGCCGCACTGCTGGAAATATTACAGCAGCATGAGGTAAGCTTTACCAGGGAAACGATTGCAAAAACCAACTGGAATGCTGTGTGGGAAAGTAATTTTCAACCGGTGCAGGTAGGGGATTTTTGTGGGATCCGGGCTGATTTTCATCCTCCTTTTACCCCGGCCCCTACGTATGAGATAGTGATTACTCCCAAGATGTCTTTCGGTACCGGACATCACGCCACTACTTTTTGCATGATACAACTGATGCAGGCACTGGATTTTAAAGATAAGCAGGTGTTTGACTTTGGTACAGGCACCGGTATCCTGGCTATCCTGGCCGAAAAGCTGGGAGCCGCCCAGGTAGATGCCATTGATATCGATGAGTGGGCCGTTACCAATACAGAAGAAAACATTACGGCTAATCAGGGAAAACTGGTGAAAGTATGGCAGGCGGATAGCCTGGAGGCGGTAAAAGACACTTATAATATTGTACTGGCTAATATCAACCGCAATATTTTACTGGCATTTATGGGGGATATGCGCCGTTTACTTTTGCCCGGTGGCATCTTACTGCTTAGTGGTATTATGCCGGCAGATGAAGCTGCTATATTAGCATCGGCTCAGGCACAAGGCTTTGATTTACAGACTAAACTAGATAAGGATAATTGGCTGGCGATGCAGTTTATAGCAGGATAAAAAGATGAAATTTTATATTGATTATATGAAATGCATTGATTATCCCACTATTGTGTTATAAAATATTCTAATATTCCCGTATTTTTAACACATTATTTGTTATCTTAGCATTGCTAACTTATTGTGATGATAGAATTATTATTTCTTTTTTGCGCCTATTTGATTGGATCTATCCCTACTGCTGTTTGGGTAAGTAAGGGGGTGTTTGGCATGGATATCCGGGAGTATGGCAGCGGTAATGCCGGGGCTACTAATACATTCCGGGTGCTGGGGCCTAAAGCGGGTACTTTTGTGATGGTGATTGATATGCTGAAGGGGGTAGCCGCCGTAAGACTGGCTTATTTGCTTCCTTATTATCAGAATACAGAGCATTTAACACAACTGGTCAACTTTCAGATCGGGTTGGGGCTGGCAGCCGTAGTAGGGCACATCTTTCCTATCTGGGCAGGTTTCAGAGGCGGTAAGGGTATTGCCACACTTTTTGGGTTGGTATTAGCCATTCAGCCGCTGGTAGCACTTTGCTGTGTAGGTGTATTTTTAATGATCCTCTTTTTAACCAGGTATGTTTCTTTAAGTTCTATCA encodes:
- a CDS encoding AIR synthase related protein — translated: MDQNIYAKRGVSAGKEDVHNAIKNIDKGLFPKAFCKIVPDILGGDANWCNIMHADGAGTKSSLAYVYWKETGDLSVWRGIAQDAIIMNLDDLLCVGATDNILLSSTIGRNKQLVPGEVIAAIINGTEEILEELRSYGIGIHSTGGETADVGDLVRTIIVDSTVTCRMKRAAVISNDRIQAGDVIVGLSSYGQATYEKEYNGGMGSNGLTSARHDVFNKTIAGKYPESFDNGIPAELVFSGSKSVTDKIDIPGFGTIDAGKLVLSPTRTYAPVIKQILTQYRDQIHGMVHCSGGAQTKVLHFIEKLHVIKDNLFPIPPLFSLIQEQSGTSWKEMYQVFNMGHRMEIYVPEALAPAIISIAQSFHIEAQVVGRVAAAEQKQVTVRSEKGEFVYL
- a CDS encoding M56 family metallopeptidase — its product is MNPFTYYLAKMLLCSGIFYIYYYIVLRNNRFHQWNRYYILMTTLLSLLIPLLQIPLSFSAQPETPAVLTYTAHIITLREHLLPAPHPVNYTLLFTIGYCLIATLLLLRIGYSCLKIYRLIKAQPVQAIPPYLFVQNQAVTAPFSFFSYIFWGAHTNLESREGRQILRHELVHIHEKHSIDKMIMEVITAICWINPFFHLFKRELAIIHEFIADKKAAAQSDVANYAQTILQMALQSSQLAITNSFFHPPIKRRILMLTQLRQPKFSYLRRLLVLPLAAFIFCSLAFVTGNTGQAADLSGPIAVNDTVPTTKTTPVPTVPTTPVDQTDKEEVFTFVEHPPQFPGGEKALIKYLGDHIKYPKAAVDNKIEATIFVQFLVDKEGNIKRVKTVGAPKGYGLEEESMRVVNAMPKWVPGVQNKRKVAVQFNLPIRYSLQSKAPAGSEPVSFIEQPPQFPGGEAALMQYLSKNIKYPAEAEKRKAEGTVFVQMIVTETGELTAIKVLGKSPDGALADEAVRVVKAMPKWKPGKQDGKLVAVRYNLPIRFTL
- a CDS encoding BlaI/MecI/CopY family transcriptional regulator — encoded protein: MKTLTKAEEQIMQALWKTGPAFVKEIIDEMPEPKPHYNTISTLVKILIEKGFVDFKAYGKSHQYFPLITKEAYSHKTLNGIVKGYFEGSFSNMVSFFVKEKDLSVKELESLIEKIKDTQKPKS
- a CDS encoding cell division ATP-binding protein FtsE, with product MTADQPIVQLSNANIYQGSSLILSNVNISVNKGEFVYLIGKTGTGKSSLLKTLYGDLPLHDGTGQVVGFDLKKMDWKKVPYLRRNLGVVFQDFQLLTDRNVHDNLKFVLRATGWEDNKAMEDKINDVLDKVGLVTKGFKMPYELSGGEQQRIDIARAMLNSPRLILADEPTGNLDPETSDGIMQLLFRICREDDTAIVMATHDYIVLQKFPSRVLRTENGQVTDNAAVNFSN
- the rpsO gene encoding 30S ribosomal protein S15, which encodes MSYLTVEKKANIFKEFGGSDKNTGSVEAQVALLTERINSISGHLKENKKDFSTHRGLMKMVGQRKRLLSYLSKTNLSGYRALIEKLGLRK
- a CDS encoding polyribonucleotide nucleotidyltransferase, producing MNLTPISVKFDIGDGRIVTIETGKLARQADGAVTVRLGDCIILATVVANKEPKPGQSFFPLTVDYQEKFASAGRIPGSFFKREGRLSDYEVLISRLIDRALRPLFPDDYLCEVQVLVTLISSDKEVMPDALAALAASAALAVSDVPIQEIISEVRVARIDGKYTINPNRTELAKADMDFIIAATDKNIMMVEGESKECNEEDLITAIETAHNAIRIQVKAQEELRKLKGVTAKREYTKPYTNPELEAKVAAFAKERVYQVAKSASAKHDRSDAFAQIGVDLVEHLGELSDEDKPLVKQYLHDLEKEVIRNMILDESVRLDGRVLDQVRPLAMEVDALPSPHGAALFTRGETQSLTTVTLGTPDDELLIESAATSNYTKFILHYNFPPFSTGETKPMRGPGRREVGHGNLAMRSLKQMMPGNDYAYTVRVVSDILESNGSSSMATVCAGSLALMDAGVPVPKHVSGVAMGLISRASDGKWAVLTDILGDEDHLGDMDFKVTGTRDGICGIQMDIKVDGLSMDVMRSALAQANRGRMHILEAMYACMPAPRNEPKPHAPRMEKLIIDREFIGAVIGPGGKIIQEIQRETGATINIEEVGETGEVSIFSAQKESLDKAIAWVKGIVAIPEVGEVYESTVKSIMPYGAFVEFMPGKQGLLHISEVSWKRLETMEGVLTEGEKVKVKLTGTDPKTGKFKLSRKVLMPKPEGYVERPDDRGERGDRGDRGGDRDRRGGGDRGGDRRGGFDRRDDRRENRDARPPKPQEPMEPTFDQE
- a CDS encoding NIPSNAP family protein; protein product: MTVQTFKRYRYLISMLVLFIVSNHVRAGATPPAREYYEIKVYHLKDATQEATIDKYLEQAFIPALHKAGIRKVGVFKPVGNDTAVDRRIYVLIPYRSMDQFVKLPQLLAGSKEHAAAGKEYLEAGYDTPPYTRMESILLQAFTGQPQLTLSSLTGNKRERIYELRSYEGPTEALYRNKVQMFNKGDEVGLFKRLGFNAVFYGEVLSGSRMPNLMYMTTFENKASREEHWKAFSSDPYWKKLSADPGYQHNVSGSTILFLYPADYSDI
- the prmA gene encoding 50S ribosomal protein L11 methyltransferase yields the protein MSYIAITIATRPELTDMLVAQLSEAGFEGFEEQTTALVAYIPEQDFNEAALLEILQQHEVSFTRETIAKTNWNAVWESNFQPVQVGDFCGIRADFHPPFTPAPTYEIVITPKMSFGTGHHATTFCMIQLMQALDFKDKQVFDFGTGTGILAILAEKLGAAQVDAIDIDEWAVTNTEENITANQGKLVKVWQADSLEAVKDTYNIVLANINRNILLAFMGDMRRLLLPGGILLLSGIMPADEAAILASAQAQGFDLQTKLDKDNWLAMQFIAG
- the plsY gene encoding glycerol-3-phosphate 1-O-acyltransferase PlsY → MIELLFLFCAYLIGSIPTAVWVSKGVFGMDIREYGSGNAGATNTFRVLGPKAGTFVMVIDMLKGVAAVRLAYLLPYYQNTEHLTQLVNFQIGLGLAAVVGHIFPIWAGFRGGKGIATLFGLVLAIQPLVALCCVGVFLMILFLTRYVSLSSIIASIAFPILILYIFNEPEVFYRIFAIAVALMVVLTHQKNITRLLKGNESKVPLFKNRKDKE